In the Grimontia kaedaensis genome, one interval contains:
- a CDS encoding PLP-dependent cysteine synthase family protein, with amino-acid sequence MKLCTAMHQMIGETPMLALRFAHSDWTLWLKVEKNNPGQSMKDRMAREMLFDALRSGRLKRGGTVVESSSGNTATALAYMCAEIGINFIAVVDHHAAPDKLAAVKAYGGKIHLLEGDFADDEVATVARIETARNLAASIDGGLFMDQCNNAANPAGYTNTLAVELQEQLGDNLDSLVCCVGTGGSIVGVGEALRARYPALEIVGVEPVGSVIFGFPSGPYWQSGTGMPEGDVMGPFYDPDLLDEGVRVSDAEAFTTCRYLAREHGLLVGGSAGGAIYEAIKRCAKREGSGNMVCLICDGGEKYLNTVYNDEWLHGKGLYHGSVYEHLNDVVAKPQRVETPWFDTEQEDKEASFA; translated from the coding sequence TGAAACTCTGCACAGCTATGCACCAGATGATTGGTGAGACACCGATGCTTGCCTTGAGGTTTGCCCACAGTGATTGGACACTTTGGCTGAAAGTGGAAAAGAATAATCCCGGACAAAGCATGAAAGATCGCATGGCGCGCGAAATGCTCTTCGATGCGCTTCGCTCCGGCCGATTGAAGCGTGGCGGAACAGTGGTGGAATCTTCTTCTGGAAACACAGCCACTGCCCTTGCATATATGTGTGCCGAGATTGGCATCAACTTCATTGCGGTTGTTGACCATCACGCGGCACCTGACAAGCTCGCAGCAGTCAAAGCCTATGGCGGGAAAATACACCTGTTGGAAGGCGACTTTGCCGATGATGAAGTGGCAACGGTTGCCCGCATTGAAACTGCACGAAACCTCGCAGCTTCGATTGATGGTGGTCTTTTTATGGATCAGTGCAATAACGCCGCGAACCCTGCAGGTTACACCAACACGTTGGCGGTAGAGCTTCAGGAGCAACTTGGCGACAACCTTGATAGCCTGGTTTGTTGTGTTGGTACAGGCGGTAGTATTGTAGGTGTAGGCGAGGCCCTTCGCGCGCGTTATCCCGCGCTGGAAATTGTCGGTGTGGAACCGGTTGGTTCGGTGATTTTCGGTTTCCCAAGTGGGCCTTACTGGCAATCTGGGACGGGTATGCCAGAAGGTGATGTGATGGGGCCATTTTACGACCCCGACCTTCTTGACGAAGGTGTTCGCGTTAGCGATGCGGAAGCTTTCACAACCTGTCGATATCTTGCCCGTGAGCACGGATTGCTGGTGGGTGGGTCAGCGGGTGGCGCGATTTACGAAGCCATTAAACGCTGTGCGAAGCGTGAAGGCAGCGGCAACATGGTTTGCCTGATTTGCGATGGTGGAGAAAAGTACCTGAACACGGTTTACAACGATGAATGGCTGCATGGTAAAGGACTTTACCATGGCTCTGTTTATGAGCACTTGAACGATGTTGTTGCTAAACCACAGCGTGTCGAAACGCCATGGTTTGATACTGAGCAAGAGGACAAGGAGGCGTCTTTTGCATAG